A region from the Oligoflexus sp. genome encodes:
- a CDS encoding cation diffusion facilitator family transporter, whose amino-acid sequence MALKQAFLLSLGLMLFKLLGFYLSGSMIVLASFYDSLTDSLVSYLNFIFYRKAREKADPQHPFGHGGFEVVSSLVQGILITILACLLAYQSIAQLMHRTQPNLDTGAMPYVLGIMIVSAFSGFGIQWFLGRFERDLAEQGEISLTVSSDRAHYLSDFYTNGLGALGLLSVYWFKSTTLDSILGLVGSLFLFKTAWPLLVSTFTHIMHVEAEPEVQEEILRLALGTNGFVEGIHRLRTRRLGPNLFIDFHLKLPAAMPLAEAHRLGDEVEARIMQRFPRADVLIHLDPDDLPDEDV is encoded by the coding sequence ATGGCACTGAAGCAGGCATTTCTATTGAGTCTTGGGCTGATGCTGTTCAAGCTCCTGGGGTTTTATCTCTCCGGCTCCATGATCGTTCTGGCGAGTTTTTATGACTCCTTAACAGACAGCCTCGTGTCCTATCTCAACTTCATCTTCTATCGCAAAGCCCGCGAAAAGGCCGATCCGCAGCATCCTTTCGGTCATGGTGGATTTGAAGTTGTCAGCAGTCTGGTGCAGGGGATATTGATAACCATTCTCGCCTGTCTTCTGGCCTATCAGTCCATCGCGCAGCTTATGCACCGCACGCAGCCGAATCTTGATACCGGCGCCATGCCCTATGTTTTAGGGATCATGATCGTCTCTGCATTCTCCGGATTTGGCATTCAGTGGTTTCTGGGTCGTTTTGAAAGGGATCTGGCCGAGCAGGGTGAAATCTCGTTAACCGTTTCATCGGACCGCGCGCATTATCTTTCGGATTTCTACACGAATGGCCTCGGGGCGCTTGGGCTGCTTTCCGTCTATTGGTTCAAGAGCACGACTCTCGACAGCATCCTCGGGCTGGTCGGTTCCCTCTTCCTTTTCAAAACCGCGTGGCCTCTTCTCGTCAGCACCTTCACGCACATCATGCATGTCGAAGCCGAACCCGAGGTGCAGGAAGAAATTCTGCGCCTCGCCCTGGGCACCAACGGCTTTGTCGAAGGCATCCATCGTCTCCGCACGCGCCGCCTCGGTCCCAACCTCTTCATCGACTTTCATCTGAAACTCCCCGCCGCCATGCCCCTCGCCGAGGCGCATCGTTTGGGGGACGAAGTGGAAGCGCGGATCATGCAGCGCTTTCCACGGGCGGATGTTTTGATTCATTTGGATCCGGATGATCTGCCGGATGAGGATGTGTGA